In Camelina sativa cultivar DH55 chromosome 16, Cs, whole genome shotgun sequence, a single window of DNA contains:
- the LOC104751873 gene encoding uncharacterized protein LOC104751873, producing MSSMDALAMAGVEYQEWGLSIEEWELQESVVPPHLLADDSDEEEEDHRNNNDSEVEEKEDHLRDDDDDDRVVDGLAVKQVVPCDIRASVGKLIEQSLSYMIVHLKQLKFLTLLVEKFLFSHVLYFLL from the coding sequence ATGAGTTCGATGGATGCTTTAGCAATGGCGGGAGTGGAATATCAAGAATGGGGACTTAGTATTGAAGAATGGGAGCTTCAAGAATCTGTAGTTCCGCCCCATTTGCTTGCTGATGattctgacgaagaagaagaagatcatcgaAACAACAATGATTctgaagtagaagaaaaagaagatcatcttcgagatgatgatgatgatgatagagtTGTAGATGGCTTAGCAGTTAAACAAGTTGTCCCTTGTGACATTAGAGCTTCGGTTGGGAAACTGATTGAGCAATCTCTCTCATATATGATTGTTCACCTCAAACAGCTTAAGTTCTTAACACTTCTTGTTGAGAAGTTTTTGTTTAGCcatgttctttattttcttttgtga